The window CCGCATACGCTTGTCGCGGAGGTCTCCTGCTCGGAGCGGGAGATTTGCGGCGAGGGTGAGCTTACAGTCGCGCTGATGGACTACGGCGTTAAGGAAAATATCGTCCGCGGCATGGTGCGCCGCGGATGCCGCGTGATACGCTTCCCCCATAATACCGCCGCCGCCGAGGTGCTCGCCTCCGGCGCGGACGGCATTCTGCTGAGCAACGGCCCCGGCGACCCCGCGGTGCTTGATTTCGAGGCGGGGGAGATCGCGAAGATGCTCGGCGCGAAGCCGATACTCGGCGTCTGCCTCGGCAACCAGCTTCTCGCGCGCGCCTGCGGGGCGAAGACGAAGAAGCTCCCATTCGGCCACCGCGGCGCGAATCAGCCTGTGGTCGAATGCGCCACGGGACGCGGCCTGCTCACGAGCCAGAACCACCAGTACGCCGTGGACGGGGATACGCTCGCGGGGACCGACCTGGAGGTCGCCTACAGCCACCTTGGGGACGGCACGGTGGAGGGGCTGCGCCACAGACGTTTCGACGCGCTCTCCGTGCAGTTCCACCCGGAGGCCTCTCCGGGACCGGAGGACGCCTCCTATATTTTCGATAATTTCGTGATCCGCATGCAGGCCGCTAAAGGGAGATAGGTGAGGGACGATGAGAGACACTACGATAAAAAAGGTTCTTGTTCTGGGCTCTGGCCCGATAAAGATCGGGCAGGCCGCGGAGTTTGATTACGCCGGTACGCAGGCCTGCCGCGCGCTGAAGGAGGAGGGATGCAGCGTCATCCTGCTCAACAGCAACCCCGCGACGATACAGACGGACGACTCCGTCGCCGACCATGTATATATCCGCCCGCTGCTCCCCTATGTGGTGGAGAGCATCCTCAAAGAGCACCGTCCCGACGGCGTGGTGGCGACGCTGGGCGGTCAGACGGGGCTCAACCTCTGCATGGAGTGTGAAAAGCTCGGCATGTGGCGGCGCTACAAGTGCCGCGTCCTTGGCACGCAGCCGGAGGCGATCGAGCGCGCGGAGGCGCGCGAGCCGTTCCGTAAGGCGATGCTCGACGCGGGACAGCCGATAATCGCAAGCCGCGGCATCTCTTCGGTCGCCGCGGCGCAGGAATTCGCGCTGCACACGCCGCTGCCGCTGATACTCCGCCCCGACTTCACGCTGGGAGGCTCCGGCAACTCGGTGGTGCGCAGTATCGAAAGCTTCGTCGTGCAGACTGAGGACGCGCTCACCGCCTCGCCGGTGGGACGCGCCCTCATCGAGCGCTACCTTGAGGGCTGGCACGAGATCGAGGTCGAGGTGGTGCGCGACAACGCGGGAAACTCGCTGGCCGTATGCAGTATGGAAAACATCGACCCGATGGGCGTCCACACGGGCGATTCTATCGTCGTCTCGCCGGTGCTTACCCTGACCGATAAAGAATGGCAGATGATACGCACGGCGGCGCTCAGGATCGTCGAAGTGCTTGATATACGCGGCGCCTGCAACGTGCAGTTCGCCCTCGCCCCCGACGGGTGCGAATATTATGTCATCGAGGTGAATCCGCGCGCGAGCCGCTCCAGCGCCCTCGCGAGCAAGGCGACAGG is drawn from Cloacibacillus porcorum and contains these coding sequences:
- the carA gene encoding glutamine-hydrolyzing carbamoyl-phosphate synthase small subunit, giving the protein MKKRIYLTLSDGSIWPGNGDIEAPMEGEVVFTTASCGYPQTLTDPSYNGQIIVFAFPPIGIYGVDKENLEGRRVWARAALMTCLDETEEGRFESLSCWMADNGRPLVSDIDTRQLILKIRECGSMMGRIDVEPHLPEIKELPHTLVAEVSCSEREICGEGELTVALMDYGVKENIVRGMVRRGCRVIRFPHNTAAAEVLASGADGILLSNGPGDPAVLDFEAGEIAKMLGAKPILGVCLGNQLLARACGAKTKKLPFGHRGANQPVVECATGRGLLTSQNHQYAVDGDTLAGTDLEVAYSHLGDGTVEGLRHRRFDALSVQFHPEASPGPEDASYIFDNFVIRMQAAKGR